A region of the Pseudomonas silesiensis genome:
CTGATCCTCGCCATGCTTTCCAGTGCCATCGGCTTCGTGCTGCTGACCTTCGCCGACAACCTCTACCTGACCACCGCCACCCTGGTGATCACCGAAACCGCCTCGGCCCTGTTCCTGATCGGCTCGAAGGCGATCCTCAGTGAAAACCTGCCCATGGGCCAGCGCGCCAAGGCGTTTTCCCTGCGCTACACCTTGACCAACATCGGCTACGCCACCGGTCCGATGTTGGGCGTGGTGATTGCCGGCGTGTATCCGATTGCACCCTTCCTTATTGCCGGCGGTATCGCGTTTTTCAGTATTTTCCTGATGATCGGGATACCCAGGGACTCGGCCCTGACACCCGCCATCGGCCAACCCCAGAGTTTTCTCAAAACCCTGGTCACCCTGAAAAACGACCGCACGCTGATCATGTTCACCTGCGGCTGCCTGCTCAGCACCGTGGTCCACGGCCGCTTCACCCTGTACCTGTCGCAATACCTGCTGGTGACCGAGGATTCCAAGCGGGCCCTGGAAACCATGGCCGCCCTGCTCGCCTGCAACGCCATCAGCGTGATCCTGCTGCAATACCAGATCGGCCGTTTTCTCAAGCGCGAACAATTGCGCTACTGGATCGCCGGTGGCACCAGCCTGTTCATCGTCGGCCTGATCGGCTTCAGCCTGGCCGACAGCCTGGTGAGCTGGTGCGTGGCGATGTTTATCTTCACCCTCGGGGAAATGATCATCTACCCCGCCGAATTCCTCTTCGTCGATACCCTGGCGCCGGAGGAACTGCGCGGCAGTTATTACGGCGCACAGAACCTCGCCGCCCTGGGCGGCGCGCTGAGTCCGGTGATCTGCGGTTACCTGCTGCTGCACTCCCCTGCACCCACCATGTTTTATGCCTTGAGCGCCCTGACTGCCATGGGTGGTTTCCTGTGTTTCATGAGTGGGCGGCGGGTTGCCATGCATCAGAAATAATGAACTGAAGCTTCATTAATATGAATTTGTCAGCATCAGGATTGAACGGCACACTGTGCTGGTTCCTCCCCCAATAGTTGGAACACCTTCAAGGGCTTTCTGGGTATC
Encoded here:
- a CDS encoding MFS transporter yields the protein MATYSLVIRRLMIVSLTIVVSRAITSPLLTLFLSNKLGLNQQDVGLLLGIAVFIATLLALYGGYIIDRLEKRRLLILAMLSSAIGFVLLTFADNLYLTTATLVITETASALFLIGSKAILSENLPMGQRAKAFSLRYTLTNIGYATGPMLGVVIAGVYPIAPFLIAGGIAFFSIFLMIGIPRDSALTPAIGQPQSFLKTLVTLKNDRTLIMFTCGCLLSTVVHGRFTLYLSQYLLVTEDSKRALETMAALLACNAISVILLQYQIGRFLKREQLRYWIAGGTSLFIVGLIGFSLADSLVSWCVAMFIFTLGEMIIYPAEFLFVDTLAPEELRGSYYGAQNLAALGGALSPVICGYLLLHSPAPTMFYALSALTAMGGFLCFMSGRRVAMHQK